A window from Drosophila nasuta strain 15112-1781.00 chromosome 3, ASM2355853v1, whole genome shotgun sequence encodes these proteins:
- the LOC132792507 gene encoding eukaryotic translation initiation factor 4E1 isoform X2: MVVSENEKSSAPAGNAEANANANTVAPGRPEPTPPVATDAAPAPAAAENNAEEQPKANAADAGDDAVRTEHLFKHPLQNTWTLWYLENDRSKSWEDMQNEITSFDTVEDFWSLYNHIKPPSEIKLGSDYSLFKKGIRPMWEDAANKQGGRWVITLNKSSKNDLDNLWLDVLLCLIGEAFDHSDQICGAVVNIRGKSNKISIWTANGNNEEAALEIGHKLRDALRLGRQNLLQYQLHKDTMVKQGSSVKSIYTL; the protein is encoded by the exons ATGGTAGTGTCAGAGAACGAAAAG AGCAGCGCTCCTGCTGGCAACGCTGAAGCGAATGCCAATGCAAACACAGTGGCCCCCGGACGTCCGGAGCCAACGCCGCCAGTTGCTACTGATGCCGCCccagctccagctgctgctgagaaCAACGCTGAGGAGCAGCCGAAGGCAAACGCTGCTGATGCTGGAGACGATGCTGTGCGCACAGAGCATTTGTTCAAACACCCACTGCAAAACACATGGACATTGTGGTATTTAGAGAACGATCGCTCCAAGTCGTGGGAGGATATGCAAAACGAGATCACCAGCTTCGATACCGTCGAGGACTTCTGGAGCCTATACAATCATATTAAGCCGCCATCAGAGATTAAACTGGGCAGCGATTACTCCCTCTTCAAGAAGGGCATACG CCCAATGTGGGAGGATGCTGCCAATAAGCAAGGTGGTCGCTGGGTCATCACACTCAACAAAAGCTCCAAGAATGACTTGGACAATTTGTGGCTCGATGTG CTGCTTTGTTTGATTGGCGAGGCTTTCGATCATTCCGATCAGATTTGCGGTGCTGTTGTCAACATTCGTGGCAAGAGCAATAAGATTT CTATTTGGACTGCCAATGGTAACAATGAGGAGGCTGCTCTCGAAATTGGACACAAGTTACGTGATGCTCTGCGTCTGGGACGCCAGAATTTGCTGCAATATCAACTGCACAAGGACACAATGGTCAAGCAGGGCTCCAGTGTCAAATCGATCTACACTTTGTAA
- the LOC132792507 gene encoding eukaryotic translation initiation factor 4E1 isoform X1: protein MQSDFHRMKNFANPKSMFKSSAPAGNAEANANANTVAPGRPEPTPPVATDAAPAPAAAENNAEEQPKANAADAGDDAVRTEHLFKHPLQNTWTLWYLENDRSKSWEDMQNEITSFDTVEDFWSLYNHIKPPSEIKLGSDYSLFKKGIRPMWEDAANKQGGRWVITLNKSSKNDLDNLWLDVLLCLIGEAFDHSDQICGAVVNIRGKSNKISIWTANGNNEEAALEIGHKLRDALRLGRQNLLQYQLHKDTMVKQGSSVKSIYTL, encoded by the exons ATGCAGAGCGACTTTCACAGAATGAAGAACTTTGCCAACCCCAAGTCTATGTTCAAA AGCAGCGCTCCTGCTGGCAACGCTGAAGCGAATGCCAATGCAAACACAGTGGCCCCCGGACGTCCGGAGCCAACGCCGCCAGTTGCTACTGATGCCGCCccagctccagctgctgctgagaaCAACGCTGAGGAGCAGCCGAAGGCAAACGCTGCTGATGCTGGAGACGATGCTGTGCGCACAGAGCATTTGTTCAAACACCCACTGCAAAACACATGGACATTGTGGTATTTAGAGAACGATCGCTCCAAGTCGTGGGAGGATATGCAAAACGAGATCACCAGCTTCGATACCGTCGAGGACTTCTGGAGCCTATACAATCATATTAAGCCGCCATCAGAGATTAAACTGGGCAGCGATTACTCCCTCTTCAAGAAGGGCATACG CCCAATGTGGGAGGATGCTGCCAATAAGCAAGGTGGTCGCTGGGTCATCACACTCAACAAAAGCTCCAAGAATGACTTGGACAATTTGTGGCTCGATGTG CTGCTTTGTTTGATTGGCGAGGCTTTCGATCATTCCGATCAGATTTGCGGTGCTGTTGTCAACATTCGTGGCAAGAGCAATAAGATTT CTATTTGGACTGCCAATGGTAACAATGAGGAGGCTGCTCTCGAAATTGGACACAAGTTACGTGATGCTCTGCGTCTGGGACGCCAGAATTTGCTGCAATATCAACTGCACAAGGACACAATGGTCAAGCAGGGCTCCAGTGTCAAATCGATCTACACTTTGTAA